One window of Vicinamibacterales bacterium genomic DNA carries:
- a CDS encoding TonB-dependent receptor, which yields MRPRTLVLAAVLLMAGAPALFAQTTATIAGRIVDGQGLPVPGVSVVATGPQGAKTAVTGADGRYQLSYLTPGQYTVRAELQGFKTVEQGAVMLRLGQTVDLSLTMQVGGLNETVNVSGTTPVVDTSTTTIGAALDSQLLERVPIGRRFSDTLYIAPGVSTGGSVGTANPSISGASGLENQYIVDGVNITNGGYGALGSYSIIFGSLGNGTPYDFMQEVQVKTGGYEAEYGQSTGGVVNVITKSGSNKLAGSVFGYARPSRLEGNFTQVQTANGTVNTDSTELSDAGVTVGGPVMRDRLFFFGAFDPSWERTTLTAPQNKTDGVNFDFPLAALGPLDRLRRVYSYAAKGTYQATSNHRLDVSVFGDPANAPNGPQRTSALLGTTTSGFSEITKYGGHNQSVHYNGVISPRFLVEASFGHALNQIQETPSVNTWRVQDRTVVPNITSGGIGSYEAGNQSKAYQYKATATNILGDHQIRYGGMFEHLNYDQINQRTGPTFVTPVGDTTATGAQIQILADPNFGKIYRVTRANLNTARKTTQNYAAFFVEDTWKVGNRLTIKPGLRYEQETMSGTLVQDFKLNKNWAPRVGVTYDMVGDGRSKIYGSYGIFYARVPNDLAARALSADAGIGADYFDANLTQPIPNGTLAGPVGQQTATHYSIAGAGADVIDPNVKMSYMQEFIAGFEHQLMPSMSVGVRYVHRTIPRVLEDVQPFPIVAADLGLPGAASVDYVLTNPGPSTTTAGGLGAAFESPVHRYDAVELTVDRRFSRNWSMQASYRWSRLWGTYEGFYRDDNGQSDPGITSLYDFPTNDPSYTAIGVPQFGYKGDVRYLGSLGEGPLPLDRPHQIKVYGNYSFPMGLNVGAGVFLGSGAPLTGLAANPNPNYQNGGEIPTGPRGSGIQTVDGFKDRAPFQTDVNAHVDYTLRLSGTRHVVLMMDVFNLINRKTVLGYDTWVESTFGSANPNFGQPTTSVLGGNPPQIQAPFQFRIGARLEF from the coding sequence ATGCGCCCCCGAACACTCGTGCTAGCAGCAGTTCTGCTGATGGCCGGCGCCCCGGCCCTCTTCGCGCAGACCACGGCCACCATTGCGGGCCGCATCGTGGACGGCCAGGGCCTTCCGGTGCCCGGCGTGAGCGTCGTCGCAACCGGTCCGCAAGGTGCGAAGACCGCGGTCACCGGCGCCGACGGTCGCTACCAACTGTCGTATCTCACGCCCGGCCAGTACACGGTCCGGGCCGAACTTCAGGGATTCAAGACCGTTGAGCAGGGCGCGGTGATGCTGCGCCTGGGCCAGACGGTCGACCTGTCGCTCACGATGCAGGTGGGCGGTCTGAACGAAACCGTCAACGTGAGCGGCACGACGCCGGTCGTCGACACCTCGACGACGACGATCGGTGCTGCGCTCGACAGTCAACTACTCGAACGTGTGCCGATTGGACGCCGATTCAGCGACACGCTGTACATCGCACCAGGCGTGAGCACCGGTGGGTCGGTCGGAACCGCCAACCCGTCGATCAGCGGCGCCAGCGGCCTCGAGAACCAGTACATCGTCGATGGTGTGAACATCACCAACGGCGGGTACGGTGCGCTCGGCTCCTACTCGATCATCTTCGGATCGCTCGGCAACGGCACGCCGTACGACTTCATGCAGGAAGTGCAGGTGAAGACGGGCGGCTACGAGGCCGAGTACGGCCAGTCCACCGGCGGCGTGGTCAACGTGATCACCAAGAGCGGCTCGAACAAGCTGGCCGGGAGCGTGTTCGGGTACGCCCGCCCGAGTCGTCTCGAAGGGAACTTCACGCAGGTGCAGACGGCCAACGGCACGGTGAACACCGACTCGACCGAGCTCAGTGACGCGGGCGTCACGGTCGGTGGTCCCGTGATGCGCGACCGGCTCTTCTTCTTCGGTGCGTTCGATCCGAGCTGGGAACGCACGACGCTCACCGCGCCGCAGAACAAGACCGACGGCGTGAACTTCGACTTCCCGCTGGCAGCCCTCGGCCCGTTGGATCGCCTGCGCCGCGTGTATTCCTACGCGGCCAAGGGCACGTACCAGGCCACGTCGAATCATCGCCTCGACGTCTCGGTGTTCGGCGACCCGGCGAACGCCCCGAACGGGCCGCAGCGCACCAGCGCCCTGCTGGGGACGACGACATCGGGTTTCAGCGAGATCACGAAGTACGGTGGTCACAACCAGTCGGTCCACTACAACGGCGTCATCTCGCCCCGGTTCCTGGTGGAAGCGTCGTTCGGACACGCGTTGAACCAGATCCAGGAGACACCGTCGGTCAACACCTGGAGAGTGCAGGATCGCACCGTGGTTCCGAATATCACGAGTGGCGGCATCGGCAGCTACGAGGCAGGGAACCAGAGCAAGGCCTACCAGTACAAGGCCACCGCCACCAACATCCTCGGCGATCACCAGATTCGGTACGGCGGGATGTTCGAACACCTCAATTACGACCAGATCAACCAGCGCACCGGCCCGACCTTCGTCACTCCGGTTGGTGACACGACGGCGACCGGCGCGCAGATCCAGATCCTGGCGGATCCCAACTTCGGGAAGATCTACCGGGTCACCAGGGCGAACCTGAACACGGCGAGAAAGACGACGCAGAACTACGCCGCGTTCTTCGTTGAAGACACCTGGAAGGTCGGGAACCGGCTCACGATCAAGCCGGGACTGCGGTACGAACAGGAGACGATGTCGGGAACGCTGGTCCAGGACTTCAAGTTGAACAAGAACTGGGCTCCGAGAGTCGGCGTGACCTACGACATGGTGGGTGACGGCCGCAGCAAGATCTACGGCAGTTACGGGATCTTCTACGCGCGGGTGCCCAACGACCTGGCCGCCCGTGCGCTGTCGGCAGATGCGGGCATCGGCGCGGACTACTTCGATGCCAACCTGACCCAGCCGATCCCGAACGGCACCCTCGCCGGTCCCGTCGGCCAGCAGACGGCGACCCACTACTCGATCGCCGGAGCCGGTGCGGACGTCATCGACCCGAACGTCAAGATGAGCTACATGCAGGAGTTCATCGCGGGGTTCGAGCACCAGTTGATGCCGAGCATGAGCGTTGGCGTGCGCTACGTGCACCGCACCATCCCGCGGGTGCTCGAGGACGTCCAGCCGTTCCCGATCGTGGCAGCCGATCTCGGGCTTCCTGGAGCCGCGAGCGTGGACTACGTGCTGACCAATCCGGGGCCGAGCACGACAACCGCCGGCGGTCTCGGCGCGGCGTTCGAGAGTCCCGTCCATCGTTACGATGCGGTGGAGCTCACTGTCGACCGCCGGTTCTCCAGGAACTGGTCGATGCAGGCGTCGTATCGCTGGTCGCGCCTGTGGGGTACCTATGAGGGCTTCTACCGGGACGACAACGGGCAGTCCGATCCCGGCATCACGTCCCTCTACGACTTCCCGACCAACGACCCGAGCTACACCGCGATTGGCGTTCCTCAGTTCGGCTACAAGGGTGACGTACGCTATCTGGGAAGCCTCGGCGAAGGCCCGTTGCCGCTCGACCGTCCGCACCAGATCAAGGTCTACGGCAACTACTCGTTCCCGATGGGCCTGAACGTCGGCGCCGGCGTGTTCCTCGGTTCGGGCGCGCCGCTGACCGGGCTGGCGGCCAACCCCAACCCGAACTACCAGAACGGCGGCGAGATTCCAACCGGGCCGCGAGGGTCGGGGATTCAGACGGTCGATGGATTCAAGGATCGGGCGCCGTTCCAGACCGATGTCAATGCGCACGTCGACTACACGCTGCGGCTGAGCGGGACCCGTCACGTCGTGTTGATGATGGACGTCTTCAACCTGATCAACCGGAAGACGGTGCTCGGCTACGACACGTGGGTGGAGTCGACGTTCGGATCCGCCAATCCGAATTTCGGCCAGCCGACGACGAGCGTACTCGGCGGCAACCCGCCGCAGATTCAGGCGCCGTTCCAGTTCCGCATTGGCGCGAGGCTCGAGTTCTAG
- a CDS encoding P1 family peptidase, with protein sequence MDADLSATAPQVPQGSGLTDVPGIKVGHHTLTERLTGCTVVLAEAGAVGGVDVRGSAPGTRETDLLNPVNLVDRVNAVVLAGGSAFGLDAATGVVRYLDERGVGFPTQYGKVPIVPAAILFDLNVGDAKIRPTADCGYRAAAGATTGPIVEGNVGAGAGATVGKLAGNERAMKGGIGTASITMPDGLIVAALVVVNAAGDVIDPLNGTVIAGARTPDGQGLADARQLLRSGALSPRTPLGGNTTIGVVATNALLTKAQATKVAQMAHDGVARAVSPAHTPFDGDTIFTLATGARPGATDLLVVGALAAEVTSQAIVRAVRAARGIPGYPCASDLAKRR encoded by the coding sequence ATGGACGCAGATCTGTCCGCAACCGCCCCCCAGGTGCCACAGGGCTCGGGCCTCACCGACGTCCCGGGCATCAAGGTCGGCCATCACACGCTGACCGAGCGCCTCACCGGCTGCACCGTCGTCCTCGCCGAGGCCGGCGCCGTCGGCGGCGTGGATGTGCGCGGTTCGGCGCCAGGAACGCGCGAAACGGATCTGCTGAATCCCGTCAACCTCGTCGATCGCGTGAATGCGGTGGTGCTGGCCGGCGGCAGCGCGTTCGGCCTCGACGCTGCGACGGGCGTCGTCCGGTACCTCGATGAACGCGGCGTGGGGTTTCCGACTCAGTACGGCAAGGTCCCAATCGTCCCTGCGGCGATCCTGTTCGATCTCAATGTGGGCGACGCGAAGATCCGGCCAACGGCCGACTGCGGGTACCGCGCCGCCGCGGGCGCGACGACCGGACCTATCGTCGAAGGCAACGTCGGCGCCGGTGCGGGGGCCACGGTCGGCAAGCTTGCAGGCAATGAGCGAGCGATGAAGGGCGGGATTGGCACCGCCTCGATCACCATGCCGGATGGCCTCATCGTGGCTGCGCTCGTCGTGGTGAATGCCGCCGGCGACGTGATCGATCCCCTGAATGGAACCGTGATCGCCGGCGCACGCACGCCTGATGGTCAGGGCCTCGCCGATGCGCGGCAACTGCTGCGGTCCGGCGCCCTCAGTCCGCGCACGCCGCTCGGAGGGAATACCACGATCGGTGTTGTGGCCACCAACGCGTTGCTGACGAAGGCACAGGCCACGAAGGTTGCACAGATGGCGCACGACGGCGTGGCGCGCGCGGTCTCGCCCGCCCACACGCCGTTCGACGGCGACACGATCTTCACGCTGGCGACCGGCGCGAGGCCCGGCGCGACGGACCTTCTCGTCGTCGGTGCGCTGGCCGCCGAGGTGACATCTCAGGCCATCGTGCGCGCCGTCCGGGCCGCACGGGGAATCCCGGGATACCCGTGCGCGTCCGACCTCGCGAAGCGGAGGTAG
- a CDS encoding nucleotidyltransferase family protein codes for MRGAWHPLLVRCARLRPRAEDAEETDRLAKACDDWDDLIRQAELHGLTPLVRRHLDAADAHLPKRVARALGACTARHRLTNEVRFRVLGQILRILESARIPVVVLKGPSLAALVYGDVGLRPMRDLDLLVPRRDADRAQSVLQQHDFAIVEECRGAVPLDHHLTPLSTESEGVHVVVEIHRQVFGDINRATLELEETAHEEWLTFDAHGMRARALGPAQMLWHLCHHLVDLYQPIRLISVVDVVASAERFAEVLDWRRIANDYPVVAGTLALLDELVPLPPSVAPHARARRPGRSRDVGVDYTGWPRRIARAGCAGRLTDRVRDTLRPPEWWLRLYYDADVAASRWRLMLRHARAICGAAARRVKARASTSL; via the coding sequence ATGAGAGGCGCCTGGCATCCCCTGCTCGTCCGCTGTGCACGGCTTCGGCCGCGGGCTGAAGACGCGGAAGAGACCGACCGCCTGGCGAAGGCCTGCGACGACTGGGACGACCTCATCCGCCAGGCCGAACTGCACGGCTTGACGCCGCTCGTACGCCGGCATCTCGACGCCGCGGATGCGCATCTCCCGAAGCGGGTCGCACGTGCGCTCGGCGCCTGCACGGCGCGGCACCGGCTCACCAACGAGGTGCGCTTCCGCGTGCTCGGCCAGATCCTGCGCATCCTCGAATCGGCGCGCATCCCCGTCGTCGTCCTCAAGGGGCCGTCGCTGGCGGCGCTGGTGTACGGCGACGTCGGTCTGCGTCCGATGCGCGACCTCGATCTCCTGGTGCCGAGACGTGACGCGGATCGCGCGCAGAGCGTCCTCCAGCAGCACGACTTCGCGATCGTCGAGGAGTGTCGCGGAGCAGTGCCGCTGGATCACCACCTGACGCCGCTGTCCACCGAGAGCGAGGGCGTCCACGTGGTCGTCGAGATCCATCGGCAGGTTTTCGGCGACATCAACCGGGCGACGCTGGAGCTCGAAGAGACGGCACACGAGGAGTGGCTGACGTTCGACGCCCACGGCATGCGCGCGCGGGCCCTCGGCCCCGCGCAGATGCTGTGGCACCTCTGCCATCATCTGGTCGATTTGTATCAACCAATCCGCCTGATTTCGGTGGTGGATGTGGTCGCCTCGGCAGAACGGTTTGCGGAGGTCCTCGACTGGCGCCGGATCGCCAACGACTACCCGGTTGTCGCCGGCACGCTGGCGCTCCTCGACGAGTTGGTGCCGCTGCCTCCGTCCGTCGCACCGCACGCGCGGGCGAGAAGACCGGGACGGTCGCGCGACGTGGGCGTGGACTACACTGGATGGCCGCGCCGGATCGCCCGCGCCGGCTGCGCGGGCCGACTGACGGACCGCGTCAGGGACACCCTGCGGCCTCCGGAGTGGTGGCTCCGGCTGTACTATGATGCTGACGTGGCGGCCAGCCGCTGGCGGCTGATGCTGCGCCACGCCCGCGCCATCTGCGGCGCCGCCGCGCGCCGCGTCAAGGCCCGCGCATCGACTTCGCTATGA
- a CDS encoding PqqD family protein — MNHPQRVKDYRIEQLDDELLLYHPGRTTTLYCNDTAALIWQLCDGTRTVDEIVDLLTEQYPEEPVAEDVGLTLEAFEEHGAISYV, encoded by the coding sequence ATGAATCATCCACAGCGCGTGAAGGACTACCGCATCGAGCAACTCGACGATGAGTTGTTGCTGTATCACCCGGGACGCACGACAACGCTGTACTGCAACGACACAGCAGCGTTGATCTGGCAGTTGTGCGACGGCACGCGCACGGTTGACGAGATCGTGGACTTGCTGACGGAGCAGTACCCGGAGGAGCCCGTGGCGGAGGACGTGGGGTTGACGCTCGAGGCGTTCGAGGAGCACGGGGCGATCAGCTACGTCTGA
- a CDS encoding twin-arginine translocation signal domain-containing protein, giving the protein MDEDAKSVSRRNLLRALTIAGGAAATRALPERWTRPVVDSVEIPVHAQSSGTFTLAFTTPTASTVISPGATQQPFVVATTPPTPGVSVTVSSPEAALIQVDVVQGIIPSVTGITNGSGTYSGRFHALQAVPTLRQKGVGPTQAVHLVATANGGAISATVTFSLTLLPV; this is encoded by the coding sequence ATGGACGAAGATGCCAAGAGCGTCTCTCGGCGGAACCTGTTGCGTGCGCTGACGATCGCAGGCGGTGCGGCGGCCACGCGCGCGCTGCCCGAGCGCTGGACCCGTCCCGTTGTCGATAGCGTCGAGATCCCGGTCCACGCGCAGTCATCCGGCACGTTCACGCTGGCGTTCACCACGCCAACCGCGTCCACGGTGATCTCGCCCGGTGCGACCCAGCAGCCGTTCGTCGTGGCCACTACGCCGCCAACTCCCGGGGTCTCTGTGACGGTGTCTTCACCGGAAGCGGCGCTGATCCAGGTGGACGTCGTGCAGGGGATCATCCCGTCCGTCACCGGCATCACCAATGGATCGGGCACCTATTCTGGAAGGTTTCACGCGCTCCAGGCCGTGCCAACCCTTCGGCAGAAAGGTGTCGGGCCGACGCAGGCCGTGCACCTGGTCGCCACGGCCAACGGAGGCGCGATCTCGGCGACGGTGACCTTCTCCCTGACGCTGCTGCCGGTGTAG